One Felis catus isolate Fca126 chromosome D2, F.catus_Fca126_mat1.0, whole genome shotgun sequence DNA window includes the following coding sequences:
- the ENTPD1 gene encoding ectonucleoside triphosphate diphosphohydrolase 1 isoform X1 encodes MAVIALIAVGLTQNKPLPENVKYGIVLDAGSSHTSLYIYKWPAEKENDTGVVHQIEECKLKGPGISRYAQRLNEIDAYLTECMERASQVIPKSQHQGTPVYLGATAGMRLLRMENEHLADKVLSMVTKSLNNYHFDFHGARIITGQEEGAYGWITINYLLGKFTQKLSWLNLKPNGGNSQGTYGALDLGGASTQITFVPQNERIESPSNALHFRLYGKDYSVYTHSFLCYGKDQALRQKLAKDIQGTNGILRDPCFHPGYEIVMNVSELYSGPCTKRFEMTLPFDKFLIQGTGNYQQCHESILELFNTSYCPYSHCSFNGIFLPPLHGDFGAFSAYYYVMEFLNFTSEETPTQEKVIDSMEKFCSQPWNELKTYFGDVKEKYLSEYCFSGAYILSLLLNGYHFTADSWKNIHFMGKIHSSSVGWTLGYMLNLTNMIPAEEPLSTPLSHSTYVFLMVLFSLILVAVAIIGLFIFHKPSYFWKDMV; translated from the exons TATGGGATTGTGCTGGATGCAGGCTCTTCTCACACGAGTTTGTACATCTATAAGTGGCCAGCGGAAAAGGAGAATGACACAGGGGTGGTGCACCAGATAGAAGAGTGCAAGCTGAAAG GTCCCGGAATCTCAAGATATGCTCAAAGATTAAACGAAatagatgcttatctgactgaatGCATGGAAAGAGCCAGTCAAGTGATTCCAAAGTCCCAGCACCAAGGGACGCCTGTTTACCTGGGAGCTACGGCAGGCATGCGGTTGCTCAG GATGGAAAATGAACACTTGGCAGACAAAGTCCTGAGTATGGTGACCAAGAGCCTCAACAACTACCACTTTGACTTCCATGGTGCTAGAATCATCACTGGCCAAGAGGAAGGTGCCTATGGCTGGATTACTATCAACTATCTGCTGGGAAAATTCACTCAG AAATTGAGCTGGCTCAACCTGAAGCCAAATGGAGGCAATTCTCAGGGAACCTATGGAGCTTTAGACCTTGGGGGAGCCTCTACACAAATCACTTTTGTGCCCCAAAACGAGAGGATTGAGTCTCCAAGCAACGCTCTGCACTTTCGCCTCTATGGCAAGGACTACAGCGTGTACACGCACAGCTTCTTATGCTATGGGAAGGATCAAGCGCTCAGGCAGAAACTGGCCAAGGACATTCAG GGTACAAATGGAATCCTCAGGGACCCATGCTTTCACCCTGGATATGAAATAGTAATGAATGTAAGTGAACTTTACAGTGGCCCCTGCACCAAGAGATTTGAGATGACTCTTCCATTCGATAAGTTTCTAATCCAAGGCACTGGAAACTATCAACAATGCCATGAAAGCATCCTTGAACTCTTCAACACTAGTTACTGCCCTTACTCCCACTGTTCCTTCAATGGGATTTTCTTGCCACCACTTCACGGGGATTTTGGG GCATTTTCAGCTTATTACTATGTGATGgagtttttaaactttacatcAGAGGAAACCCCTACTCAGGAAAAGGTGATCGACAGTATGGAAAAGTTCTGCTCTCAGCCTTGGAACGAG CTGAAGACATATTTTGGTGATGTGAAGGAGAAGTACCTGAGTGAATATTGCTTTTCTGGAGCCTatatcctctctctccttctgaatGGCTATCATTTCACAGCTGATTCCTGGAAGAATATTCATTTCATGGGCAAG ATCCACAGCAGCAGTGTCGGATGGACTCTGGGCTACATGCTGAACCTGACCAACATGATCCCCGCTGAGGAGCCGCTGTCCACACCTCTCTCCCACTCCACATATGTCTTCCTCATGGTCCTCTTCTCCCTGATCCTGGTTGCAGTGGCCATCATAGGCTTGTTTATCTTTCACAAGCCTTCATATTTCTGGAAAGACATGGTATAG
- the ENTPD1 gene encoding ectonucleoside triphosphate diphosphohydrolase 1 isoform X3 gives MEDRKESELKSFCSRNILIILGFSSIMAVIALIAVGLTQNKPLPENVKYGIVLDAGSSHTSLYIYKWPAEKENDTGVVHQIEECKLKGPGISRYAQRLNEIDAYLTECMERASQVIPKSQHQGTPVYLGATAGMRLLRMENEHLADKVLSMVTKSLNNYHFDFHGARIITGQEEGAYGWITINYLLGKFTQKLSWLNLKPNGGNSQGTYGALDLGGASTQITFVPQNERIESPSNALHFRLYGKDYSVYTHSFLCYGKDQALRQKLAKDIQGTNGILRDPCFHPGYEIVMNVSELYSGPCTKRFEMTLPFDKFLIQGTGNYQQCHESILELFNTSYCPYSHCSFNGIFLPPLHGDFGAFSAYYYVMEFLNFTSEETPTQEKVIDSMEKFCSQPWNELKTYFGDVKEKYLSEYCFSGAYILSLLLNGYHFTADSWKNIHFMGKIHSSSVGWTLGYMLNLTNMIPAEEPLSTPLSHSTYVFLMVLFSLILVAVAIIGLFIFHKPSYFWKDMV, from the exons TATGGGATTGTGCTGGATGCAGGCTCTTCTCACACGAGTTTGTACATCTATAAGTGGCCAGCGGAAAAGGAGAATGACACAGGGGTGGTGCACCAGATAGAAGAGTGCAAGCTGAAAG GTCCCGGAATCTCAAGATATGCTCAAAGATTAAACGAAatagatgcttatctgactgaatGCATGGAAAGAGCCAGTCAAGTGATTCCAAAGTCCCAGCACCAAGGGACGCCTGTTTACCTGGGAGCTACGGCAGGCATGCGGTTGCTCAG GATGGAAAATGAACACTTGGCAGACAAAGTCCTGAGTATGGTGACCAAGAGCCTCAACAACTACCACTTTGACTTCCATGGTGCTAGAATCATCACTGGCCAAGAGGAAGGTGCCTATGGCTGGATTACTATCAACTATCTGCTGGGAAAATTCACTCAG AAATTGAGCTGGCTCAACCTGAAGCCAAATGGAGGCAATTCTCAGGGAACCTATGGAGCTTTAGACCTTGGGGGAGCCTCTACACAAATCACTTTTGTGCCCCAAAACGAGAGGATTGAGTCTCCAAGCAACGCTCTGCACTTTCGCCTCTATGGCAAGGACTACAGCGTGTACACGCACAGCTTCTTATGCTATGGGAAGGATCAAGCGCTCAGGCAGAAACTGGCCAAGGACATTCAG GGTACAAATGGAATCCTCAGGGACCCATGCTTTCACCCTGGATATGAAATAGTAATGAATGTAAGTGAACTTTACAGTGGCCCCTGCACCAAGAGATTTGAGATGACTCTTCCATTCGATAAGTTTCTAATCCAAGGCACTGGAAACTATCAACAATGCCATGAAAGCATCCTTGAACTCTTCAACACTAGTTACTGCCCTTACTCCCACTGTTCCTTCAATGGGATTTTCTTGCCACCACTTCACGGGGATTTTGGG GCATTTTCAGCTTATTACTATGTGATGgagtttttaaactttacatcAGAGGAAACCCCTACTCAGGAAAAGGTGATCGACAGTATGGAAAAGTTCTGCTCTCAGCCTTGGAACGAG CTGAAGACATATTTTGGTGATGTGAAGGAGAAGTACCTGAGTGAATATTGCTTTTCTGGAGCCTatatcctctctctccttctgaatGGCTATCATTTCACAGCTGATTCCTGGAAGAATATTCATTTCATGGGCAAG ATCCACAGCAGCAGTGTCGGATGGACTCTGGGCTACATGCTGAACCTGACCAACATGATCCCCGCTGAGGAGCCGCTGTCCACACCTCTCTCCCACTCCACATATGTCTTCCTCATGGTCCTCTTCTCCCTGATCCTGGTTGCAGTGGCCATCATAGGCTTGTTTATCTTTCACAAGCCTTCATATTTCTGGAAAGACATGGTATAG
- the ENTPD1 gene encoding ectonucleoside triphosphate diphosphohydrolase 1 isoform X8, giving the protein MERASQVIPKSQHQGTPVYLGATAGMRLLRMENEHLADKVLSMVTKSLNNYHFDFHGARIITGQEEGAYGWITINYLLGKFTQKLSWLNLKPNGGNSQGTYGALDLGGASTQITFVPQNERIESPSNALHFRLYGKDYSVYTHSFLCYGKDQALRQKLAKDIQGTNGILRDPCFHPGYEIVMNVSELYSGPCTKRFEMTLPFDKFLIQGTGNYQQCHESILELFNTSYCPYSHCSFNGIFLPPLHGDFGAFSAYYYVMEFLNFTSEETPTQEKVIDSMEKFCSQPWNELKTYFGDVKEKYLSEYCFSGAYILSLLLNGYHFTADSWKNIHFMGKIHSSSVGWTLGYMLNLTNMIPAEEPLSTPLSHSTYVFLMVLFSLILVAVAIIGLFIFHKPSYFWKDMV; this is encoded by the exons ATGGAAAGAGCCAGTCAAGTGATTCCAAAGTCCCAGCACCAAGGGACGCCTGTTTACCTGGGAGCTACGGCAGGCATGCGGTTGCTCAG GATGGAAAATGAACACTTGGCAGACAAAGTCCTGAGTATGGTGACCAAGAGCCTCAACAACTACCACTTTGACTTCCATGGTGCTAGAATCATCACTGGCCAAGAGGAAGGTGCCTATGGCTGGATTACTATCAACTATCTGCTGGGAAAATTCACTCAG AAATTGAGCTGGCTCAACCTGAAGCCAAATGGAGGCAATTCTCAGGGAACCTATGGAGCTTTAGACCTTGGGGGAGCCTCTACACAAATCACTTTTGTGCCCCAAAACGAGAGGATTGAGTCTCCAAGCAACGCTCTGCACTTTCGCCTCTATGGCAAGGACTACAGCGTGTACACGCACAGCTTCTTATGCTATGGGAAGGATCAAGCGCTCAGGCAGAAACTGGCCAAGGACATTCAG GGTACAAATGGAATCCTCAGGGACCCATGCTTTCACCCTGGATATGAAATAGTAATGAATGTAAGTGAACTTTACAGTGGCCCCTGCACCAAGAGATTTGAGATGACTCTTCCATTCGATAAGTTTCTAATCCAAGGCACTGGAAACTATCAACAATGCCATGAAAGCATCCTTGAACTCTTCAACACTAGTTACTGCCCTTACTCCCACTGTTCCTTCAATGGGATTTTCTTGCCACCACTTCACGGGGATTTTGGG GCATTTTCAGCTTATTACTATGTGATGgagtttttaaactttacatcAGAGGAAACCCCTACTCAGGAAAAGGTGATCGACAGTATGGAAAAGTTCTGCTCTCAGCCTTGGAACGAG CTGAAGACATATTTTGGTGATGTGAAGGAGAAGTACCTGAGTGAATATTGCTTTTCTGGAGCCTatatcctctctctccttctgaatGGCTATCATTTCACAGCTGATTCCTGGAAGAATATTCATTTCATGGGCAAG ATCCACAGCAGCAGTGTCGGATGGACTCTGGGCTACATGCTGAACCTGACCAACATGATCCCCGCTGAGGAGCCGCTGTCCACACCTCTCTCCCACTCCACATATGTCTTCCTCATGGTCCTCTTCTCCCTGATCCTGGTTGCAGTGGCCATCATAGGCTTGTTTATCTTTCACAAGCCTTCATATTTCTGGAAAGACATGGTATAG